The proteins below come from a single Nitrospirota bacterium genomic window:
- a CDS encoding class II fructose-bisphosphate aldolase: MGYKNVEEVFESLKGITEIDDSKVKVKDEAAVRDKLIDKLVFNAVFNDSTEIRGMVKWLIRAIAQELGAKPSSIQGLYEAMGRGDVSGFTVPAINIRGLSYDVARAVIRAAKKNNSGTFIFEIAKSEISYTGQSPDEYAVVMMAAAVKEGYRGPVFIQGDHFQANAKKYQQDPQKEVEGLKSLIKEAIEAGFYNIDIDSSTLVDLSQSDLKGQQRLNFEIAAELTAHIRQLEPEGITVSVGGEIGEVGGKNSTVEELCAFMDGYKNSLAAKGASLKGISKISVQTGTTHGGVPLPDGTVAKVKLDFDTLANISKVAREKYGLSGAVQHGASTLPDEAFHRFPETSTAEVHLATGFQNMTYDSKVFPSELKEEIYSHLRQACAEEKKAGESDEQFIYKTRKKGFGPFKEKFWTLPEEVIKTIGQELEDKFDFLFKKLNAVNNHDIVLKYVK, from the coding sequence ATGGGATACAAGAATGTTGAGGAAGTTTTTGAGTCATTAAAAGGTATTACAGAAATAGATGACAGCAAGGTTAAGGTGAAAGATGAAGCAGCTGTAAGGGATAAACTTATAGACAAACTGGTCTTTAATGCGGTTTTTAATGACAGCACGGAGATCCGTGGTATGGTTAAGTGGCTGATACGGGCAATTGCACAGGAGCTCGGTGCAAAGCCTTCATCTATTCAGGGACTTTATGAGGCGATGGGGCGGGGTGATGTGAGCGGCTTTACGGTCCCAGCCATTAATATCCGGGGACTCAGCTACGATGTGGCAAGGGCTGTGATAAGGGCAGCAAAAAAGAACAATTCAGGGACTTTCATATTTGAGATAGCAAAGTCAGAGATAAGTTACACAGGGCAGTCTCCTGATGAGTATGCAGTGGTTATGATGGCTGCTGCGGTCAAAGAGGGATACAGGGGGCCCGTGTTCATACAGGGAGATCATTTCCAGGCTAATGCTAAAAAGTATCAGCAGGACCCTCAAAAGGAAGTTGAAGGACTGAAGAGCCTTATCAAAGAGGCTATAGAAGCAGGATTTTACAATATAGACATAGATTCCTCTACATTGGTTGACCTGTCCCAGTCTGATCTCAAAGGGCAGCAGCGCCTTAATTTTGAGATTGCTGCAGAACTTACTGCACATATTAGACAACTTGAACCTGAGGGTATTACTGTTTCAGTTGGCGGAGAGATTGGTGAGGTAGGAGGAAAGAACAGCACGGTTGAAGAACTATGCGCATTTATGGATGGATATAAAAATTCCCTTGCTGCCAAGGGGGCTTCATTGAAGGGGATTAGCAAGATTAGTGTTCAGACAGGTACTACCCATGGAGGCGTTCCACTTCCTGACGGCACCGTAGCAAAGGTGAAACTTGACTTTGATACACTCGCGAATATCTCAAAAGTTGCGAGAGAAAAATATGGCTTATCAGGCGCTGTTCAGCACGGGGCATCAACTTTGCCGGACGAGGCGTTTCACAGGTTTCCTGAAACCAGCACAGCGGAGGTTCACCTTGCGACAGGGTTTCAGAATATGACTTATGACAGCAAGGTATTCCCGAGTGAGCTTAAGGAAGAAATTTATAGTCATTTAAGACAGGCTTGTGCCGAGGAGAAAAAGGCCGGAGAGTCTGATGAGCAGTTTATTTACAAGACGCGTAAGAAGGGGTTTGGTCCTTTCAAGGAAAAATTCTGGACGCTTCCGGAAGAAGTAATAAAGACCATTGGCCAGGAGCTTGAAGACAAGTTTGACTTTTTGTTTAAGAAGTTGAATGCGGTAAACAATCATGATATTGTCCTGAAGTATGTAAAGTAG
- a CDS encoding HAD family phosphatase translates to MLKAIIFDFDGVITDSEPVHLKMFQKVLGEMGLTISEKDYYEIYLGMDDKGCFSTVLKTNGIDSNLEVIQSLIDKKTVYLMDYIKDNLFIYPGVVDFIEASYGKYLLAIASGALRHEIEFILEGAGIRSAFSIIVSAEDVREGKPNPECFNKALDRLNEISAQPIMTADCLVIEDSIAGVEAAKAAGIRCAAVTNTYNPDRLKMADIVVDRIADIDLRIM, encoded by the coding sequence ATGCTAAAGGCCATTATCTTCGATTTCGATGGTGTCATAACCGATAGCGAACCAGTCCACCTGAAGATGTTCCAGAAGGTCCTCGGAGAAATGGGGTTGACAATAAGTGAGAAAGATTATTACGAGATTTACCTTGGCATGGATGATAAGGGTTGTTTCAGTACAGTGCTGAAAACAAACGGCATTGATTCAAACCTTGAGGTTATTCAATCTCTCATAGATAAAAAGACTGTATACCTTATGGATTATATAAAAGATAACCTTTTTATTTATCCCGGGGTAGTGGATTTCATAGAGGCTTCATATGGGAAATATCTCCTTGCTATTGCTTCAGGCGCCCTGCGTCATGAGATTGAATTTATTCTTGAAGGAGCAGGGATCAGATCAGCATTCAGTATAATAGTAAGTGCCGAGGATGTGAGAGAAGGCAAACCAAATCCGGAGTGTTTTAACAAGGCGCTTGATAGATTAAATGAAATAAGTGCTCAGCCGATAATGACTGCTGATTGTTTGGTGATAGAAGATTCCATAGCGGGCGTAGAGGCGGCTAAAGCGGCTGGAATACGCTGTGCCGCGGTCACGAATACGTACAATCCTGACAGATTAAAGATGGCTGATATAGTAGTTGATAGAATCGCTGACATAGACTTGAGAATAATGTAA